CCCCGCGCAGGGTCGCTTCGGGGACCGACCGCGTCGCCCTGGTGGCCAGGGATATGCCGGTGGAGATTGTCGTCAACATTCAGGGCGACGAACCACTGATTGAACCTGCCTCGATCGACCAGGCCGTGCGGCTGCTCATTGATGACCCCGAGGCGGTGGTGGGCACCTTAGCGCGCGAGGTGCAGACACCAGAGGAGCTGGCCGACCCGAACACCGTGCGCGTGGTGTTGGACCGCAAGGGATATGCCCTGTACTTTTCTCGTGCCGCTATCCCGTTTGTGCGGGACTGCGCCGCCCCAGAGAAGTGGCTTGAACATGCCACTTTCTACAACCACATCGGGCTTTACGTGTTCAGGCGGAGTTTTCTCCTCAAGTACGCCACCCTGCCCCAGACTCCGCTTGAGAAGGTGGAGAAGCTTGAGCAGCTGCGCATACTCGAACACGGCTTCCGTATCCGCGTGGGCATCACCAATAGCGTGCCGCTTTGTGTGGATACGCCCGCCGACCTGGAGCGCGTGAGGGAAGAAGTGAGGAAGAGAGGATGGTGAGCGGCGCCAAACAGACCAAGTACATCTTTGTGACCGGCGGGGTGGTCTCGTCGCTGGGCAAAGGGATTGCCTCCGCCTCCATCGGGCGGTTGCTCAAAGCGCGCGGCCTCAAGGTCACCATCATCAAGTTCGACCCCTACATCAATGTGGATCCCGGAACGCTCAGCCCCTATCAGCACGGCGAGGTCTTTGTGACCGATGAC
The Calditrichota bacterium genome window above contains:
- the kdsB gene encoding 3-deoxy-manno-octulosonate cytidylyltransferase, whose product is MRAVGIIPARWDSSRFPGKPLADIAGKPMIQWVYERAQRAALLSQVIVATDDERIEEAVRAFGGEVAMTPRRVASGTDRVALVARDMPVEIVVNIQGDEPLIEPASIDQAVRLLIDDPEAVVGTLAREVQTPEELADPNTVRVVLDRKGYALYFSRAAIPFVRDCAAPEKWLEHATFYNHIGLYVFRRSFLLKYATLPQTPLEKVEKLEQLRILEHGFRIRVGITNSVPLCVDTPADLERVREEVRKRGW